Part of the Paracoccus sp. MC1862 genome, GATTGTCGGTTATGAACGCGAATGTCCGGGCTGAAATCTTGGCATCGACATAGGCGGTCCCGTCGATCAGCAGCACGCCCGAGTTGAAATACTCCAGCCGATCGACACCGCACCTGCGCGCAAGCTGGTTGATGTAGCGTTCCATCCACCGCTTGCCGCTGGGCCACTGAAGCTTGTCGCGCACCGCGGCCACCAGCTTGCCCTCCAGATCGACGGCAAGCAAGTCGGCCAGAGAACCCCAGGCTTGGAACACGTCGCCGTCAAGATAGATGATCCGTGGATAGCTGCGGCCAAGTTCCTCCAGCGCGACAAGCCGCAGCAGGGACGCTGCCGGGATATGCCCCTTGGCCGCAAGCGAATATGATTCCGGCAGTTCCTCGATCCGGTGCAGCGTGATTTCGGGAGGAAGGATATCCAGCACGCGCTGATCGACGTCACCCGCCAGATAAAGATGGTGATCCAGCGCCTTTCCGGCGTCGAACGCCATCGAGCGCATCAGCAGAAAGGCGCTCTGCCAAGCCCAGTTGGCATCCGAACAGACCACGACGCATCCGCGGAGGTGCCGCGCCGCGGGAAAGGAATCATTCATGTCGCGAACTCTGCACGGCCAGATCAACTTTGACGGGTATCTTCCCGGCTCTTGGCAGCATCTGCAGAAAGGCGCAAGCGGCTGCCTCAATCCACCCGTGGTTGCAGCAGCTGGCGGGTGCGGCGGCGGCGGATGCTGGCGCGGTATTCGGCGTCGAAGTAGCGCACGATCACCCCCAGCCCCGCCGCCAGCGGCACCGCCAGCAGCAGCCCGGCAAAGCCGAAGAGCGTTCCGCCCACCGCCAACGACAGCAGCAGGAAGACCGGGTGCAGCTTGACCGAATCGCCCACGATCCGGGGAGTGACGAAGTTGCCTTCGACCACCTGGCCAAAGACGAAGATGAAGGCCACCAGCGCCACCCGCCACCAGTCGCCCCAGAACTGCACCAGCGCCACCCCCGTCGCCAGAATGAAGCCCGAGAAGGACCCCAGGTAGGGGATGAAGTTCAAAAGCCCCGAAGCAATCCCGATCAGAAGCCCGTAGTTCAGGCCCAGCGCCATCAGCACCGTGGAATAGAAGGTCGCAAGCAGCCCGCCCACGATCACCTGCCCCCGCACGAAGCCCGTCATCACTCCGTCGATGTCCCGGGCGAGGCGGCGGATCAGCGGCGCCTGTCCCGGCGGCAGGCGCTTGTTCACGCCCTGCACGATGCGGTCCCAGTCATACAGCATGTAGATCGAGACGGTCATCGTGGCGATGAAGATGAAGATGGTGCCGACGGCGCTGATGACGGTGCTGACGGTGCCG contains:
- a CDS encoding glycosyltransferase, whose protein sequence is MVCSDANWAWQSAFLLMRSMAFDAGKALDHHLYLAGDVDQRVLDILPPEITLHRIEELPESYSLAAKGHIPAASLLRLVALEELGRSYPRIIYLDGDVFQAWGSLADLLAVDLEGKLVAAVRDKLQWPSGKRWMERYINQLARRCGVDRLEYFNSGVLLIDGTAYVDAKISARTFAFITDNRDFLRFVDQCALNAVLATQWCELSPGWNWQVSRKVLGLTVGRRPRLVHFVGEIKPWVDQLRVLPPEAFHAMLDFLKHHRLTDLLSPKAPCHFDFRSMERARVRFITDWAGDTFAKREAVKSYLDRTDFADYAAGLRSFG
- a CDS encoding AI-2E family transporter — encoded protein: MLVMVRPRTIWMLAGLVLAVMLVGRLGNVLAPFVLGTALAYFLDPLADRLERMGFSRGWAVAVIMLVSLSAMVAAALWLLPTLIAQVRQAVEALPRAVRSGFDFLTMHFPEMMEDGGFLRQFITDLSDRIRLTALMLLGGTVSTVISAVGTIFIFIATMTVSIYMLYDWDRIVQGVNKRLPPGQAPLIRRLARDIDGVMTGFVRGQVIVGGLLATFYSTVLMALGLNYGLLIGIASGLLNFIPYLGSFSGFILATGVALVQFWGDWWRVALVAFIFVFGQVVEGNFVTPRIVGDSVKLHPVFLLLSLAVGGTLFGFAGLLLAVPLAAGLGVIVRYFDAEYRASIRRRRTRQLLQPRVD